One region of Vitis vinifera cultivar Pinot Noir 40024 chromosome 1, ASM3070453v1 genomic DNA includes:
- the LOC100249622 gene encoding uncharacterized protein LOC100249622 — protein sequence MKYVLVTGGVVSGLGKGVTASSIGLILKACGLRVTSIKIDPYLNTDAGTMSPFEHGEVYVLDDGGEVDLDLGNYERFLDIKLTRDNNITTGKIYQSVIDKERRGDYLGKTVQVVPHITDAIQEWVERVAKIPVDGEEGPADVCVIELGGTIGDIESMPFIEALGQFSYRVGAGNFCLIHVSLVPVLSVVGEQKTKPTQHSVRGLRGLGLAPNILACRSTTALDENVKAKLSQFCHVSAENIITLYDVSNIWHIPLLLRDQKAHEAILKVLNLLSVAGEPCLEEWTSRAELYDMLHERVRIAMVGKYTGLSDSYLSVIKALLHASVAQGKKLIVDWVPACDLEPETAKENPDVYNAAWNLLKAADGVLVPGGFGDRGVQGKILATKYARENRIPFLGICLGMQIAVIEFARSVLGLKDANSTEFDPNTKNPCVIFMPEGSTTHMGGTMRLGSRRTYFQVMDCKSAKLYGNRSFIDERHRHRYEVNPNMVMHLENSGLSFTGKDASGQRMEIVELPNHPYFVGVQFHPEFKSRPGKPSALFLGLIAAACGQLDSVLKEDRFSQKIGTGKGGMSNGTKMVKTYQNGSPTKPANGSFDDVYRNCNGVQV from the exons ATGAAGTACGTTTTAGTGACGGGTGGAGTGGTAAGCGGTCTCGGGAAAGGAGTGACTGCCAGTAGTATTGGATTGATTCTTAAGGCCTGCGGACTTCGAGTTACTTCCATCAAGATAG ATCCTTATTTGAACACAGATGCTGGAACGATGTCCCCTTTTGAGCATGGGGAAGTGTATGTCTTAGATGATGGTGGAGAG GTGGACCTGGACCTTGGAAACTATGAGCGATTTCTAGATATCAAGTTGACCCGTGATAATAATATCACCACTGGGAAGATTTACCAG TCTGTTATTGACAAAGAGAGAAGAGGAGATTATCTgggaaaaactgtccag GTTGTTCCTCACATCACGGATGCCATTCAAGAGTGGGTTGAGCGTGTAGCAAAGATACCAGTGGATGGGGAAGAAGGTCCAGCTGATGTTTGTGTCATAGAATTGGGTGGAACTATAG GAGACATTGAATCAATGCCATTTATTGAGGCTCTTGGGCAATTCTCTTACCGTGTAG GTGCTGGAAACTTCTGCTTGATTCATGTCAGCCTTGTGCCCGTTCTAAGTGTAGTTGGTGAACAG AAAACAAAGCCTACACAGCATAGTGTTCGGGGACTGAGAGGCCTTGGTTTGGCACCAAATATCTTAGCCTGTCGCAGCACAACG GCACTTGATGAAAATGTGAAGGCGAAGCTCTCCCAATTTTGCCATGTCTCG GCAGAAAACATCATCACTCTATATGATGTTTCCAACATCTGGCACATCCCTTTGCTTTTACGA GATCAGAAGGCACATGAAGCAATCTTGAAAGTGTTGAACCTTCTAAG TGTTGCTGGGGAGCCATGTTTAGAGGAATGGACTTCTAGGGCTGAACTCTATGACATGTTACATGAGCGA GTGAGAATTGCCATGGTTGGAAAGTATACAGGCCTTTCTGATTCTTACCTCTCTGTAATAAAG GCTCTTCTGCACGCTTCTGTTGCCCAAGGCAAGAAACTCATTGTGGATTGGGTTCCAGCCTGTGACCTTGAACCTGAAACAGCAAAAGAG AATCCTGATGTTTACAATGCTGCATGGAATTTGTTGAAG GCTGCAGATGGGGTCCTGGTTCCAGGAGGTTTTGGTGACAGAGGTGTTCAAGGGAAAATTCTTGCCACCAAGTATGCCCGAGAAAACAGAATTCCATTCCTTGGTATTTGTCTAGGAATGCAAATTGCTGTTATTGAGTTTGCTCGATCTGTTCTTGGTCTGAAAGATGCAAACAGCACTGAGTTTGACCCCAACACCAAGAATCCCTGTGTTATATTCATGCCTGAG GGCTCAACAACCCACATGGGAGGAACCATGCGTTTGGGATCAAGGAGGACATATTTCCAGGTTATGGACTGCAAATCTGCAAAGCT ATATGGCAATAGGAGCTTCATTGATGAGCGACATCGACATAGATACGAG GTGAATCCTAACATGGTGATGCATCTTGAAAATTCCGGTCTTTCATTCACTGGAAAAGATGCAAGTGGTCAACGTATGGAG ATTGTTGAGTTGCCTAATCATCCATACTTTGTTGGTGTCCAATTCCATCCTGAATTTAAATCAAGACCTGGAAAACCTTCTGCTCTATTTTTAG GGCTCATAGCAGCAGCATGTGGGCAGTTGGATAGTGTTTTAAAGGAGGATCGATTCAGCCAAAAAATAGGGACAGGGAAAGGAGGAATGAGCAATGGTACTAAAATGGTGAAAACATACCAAAATGGATCTCCGACTAAGCCTGCTAATGGATCATTTGATGATGTTTACCGCAATTGTAATGGTGTTCAGGTTTAA